GAAGACATTGGTATCTGTAGAACTCTTCTGTGCCAGAGCAGCTTTAGTGGTGGTCTGCACCTCTACCTTCCGCTTCCCCAACCCGTCTCAAGCTACTGGTTAAGTATTTGCATCAAACTGAATCTAGAAGCCATCGGTATCAAATTAATAGGTGGTGACTGCGAGATCTATCCCAACCCCAAACGCTATGTTCCCAAAGGGCAAGGCTACAGTAAATACGCCGCCATTCGCCTACCTATGCAGCCCGAGAGTGGATTTTACCCGCTCGATGCAGACTTGAACCCCCTCCCTTGGACCCTAGATCAATGGCTAGCCGCCTTTGAGCAAGCCGCAAGCCATCAAGATATAGAAACCTTTACCCGCGCCCTCACAGATAGCCAAGAGACCTACAAACTCCGCCGTCATCATCACCCCAAAACCTTAAATAGCTGGCAGCAGCGGAATGACCAAGAGAAAGCCCAGGGCTGGACCGGCGCTGGGCAAACCAACGCCAAGCTCAAAGTTTTTGCCTGTGAAGCCCGAGTGTTCATGGGTATGGACTCCGTTGAACAAATCGCAAACTATGTCGAAGAAACCGCCCGCAACAGCCCCGGCTTCTATCAACACAGTCGTCATGTTCATGAACTTCCCCGCAGGTGTAAAGACATCGCATATTGGGCCATGCGCTACTACTGGCCCAACGGAACCACCCCCCTAAGAGAAACCAAATATCACAGCAGAGAGACAGCCCCCGCCGACTTCAACTATCACCAAGCCAAACGCAATGCCGCCAGCCATCGCATCAAAGAAGCCGTTACCCAGCTAGTCGAAGAGGAACGACTGCCCAAGAAGGTATGCGATCGCGCCAAGGCTATCATCGAACTCTCTCATGTCTCTCAGCAGACCCTGTACAAGGCCCACAACAAGTCATTGTGGCACCCGAAGGAATACCAAGCTCCACCCACTTCAAAACAGTCTCAAACCCAATCAGAGCGAGACATTACACAACAACCATCAAAAAATAGAAAAGGAGGCGTTAGCCAACCACTCAAACTCCTACTACATATAGTTATTTCACAACTCCTAATACAAGTAGGGTTTGTGTACGCACTCCTCAAAATATCAGCCGCGACTGCCCTGGCCCTCAAAGGCCAAAGGGCAGGTCAAGCGGCGCTGGGATTGCAAAATCTTGAAGAAGGGGGGGAGTCTGAGGGGGGCAGCATTGCTCATCAGAGGGCTGAGGTTGCCCACATAGAGAACTGGCAGCAGCTCCAGTTGTCGCTTCCTGAGAGGTTTCGGCGCAAGATTGAACAAGTCAAGAGTAACTTGCGATCGCCTAAGGTTGTTCAGCTGCCACTACCGCAGCAGCTAGAGACAGATCCTACTGCTGATAACGAAGGCAGTAGGATTGGTGAAGGTTGTGATCGTCGGATCAAACCCTTGCTAATGCAACCTGAGATGCCGGTCGTTTTAACTGAGGCTGATGTTGGGCCGTTGCGATCTCCGTCTGAAAAAGAAGAGCGTGAGTTTAGTGTTTGGTTTGATTTGGCGGTGCAGGTGGGGATAGTCTTCGATTCAGAATGGCAGGAGGGTGAGTATTGGGTCGAGGCTTTTGACGGCTGGCATCCCTTTGCAGAGATAGTGGCTACTTTTTCAGTCTCAGCTCTCAATCGAATACTAGAAAATAAACTTATATGAAATGTCTGCTTGTACTAATCTTGAAGAAGGCGACTGGCAACCCTGGGCTGAGCTGTCGTTTGCTTTTACCATTAGGTGTCTAAAGAGGTTGGGAGCGAAGGATATACCTTAATGATTTTGGTTGTTTTGAACAAGTATCTATTGCAGAATATCGTTTGATGCCAGCGGCCATATGATTGCTGCTATCCAGCGCTAAGCGTATCTGTGTCGAGTGTGATCCATCTATTCCGCCATAGAACTCGTTTTGAAAATATACTTTGAATAAATATAGGAAATACCCAGATTTCTGAGAGGGCTGCAACCCAGAGAAAAGGCCACAATTGTTTGTCTCGAACAATAAATATATTTATAGCTGCTGCAGAAGTTATGTCGGTTACCAATGTACAAATGACAAGAAATATTCCCAAAATTTGAAAGTTGCCACTTAATATAGTAGTTATTAAGAAAGCTAGAGACCACCAGAAAGGAATGCCTAAGAATATAGTGATTGGAGTTAAGGACGGAAAATAATATCGAATAGTCACTAGCCATCGATGAACTTGCCACCAAAGTCTTCTTAATGTATCTGTATGGTGATAAATTCTTGCAGGCTCTCTCAGTAGCTTTAATCTATAGCCCGCTTTCGTAACGGCTTGACTGAATGATATATCAAGTCCAACCTTGTTCTTCGCAATACATTCCAACCCACCAATTCTTTCAACAACTTCTCTGCGTGTCACCATGCACGAACCAACTGCTGCTGAAATTTTTTCTTGTTGAGCTGATACTCCAGAATTAATGATAGATGCACAGACCGAGATGTTATGTAAAGCAGCAATCCAATTTTTGCTTCCGACTGCTGCAGGTACAGCAAAAGCGATACCAATTTCATCATTTGTGACGATACTGGATGCATGTCGTGAAAGAAAGTCTGGGCTAAGTCTGACATCAGAGTCTACAAGCACAAAGACATCATTATTGCTTTTCTGAATACCTGCAATTTGATTCTTTAGTTTTCCAGAGCCTAAACAATTATGGCTGTATACAATATGTACGGGACAGCTATTAAGACTTTCCTTTTGTATCTTCTTTAGTAGTAATG
The Acaryochloris thomasi RCC1774 genome window above contains:
- a CDS encoding glycosyltransferase translates to MNRINLLLVIPIVFSITAKLVGLILAIKYFKQESFNKSDEKPSISIIVPVRGLDQGAEENYKSYLSQKYSGTYDIIFALEDSDDPATLLLKKIQKESLNSCPVHIVYSHNCLGSGKLKNQIAGIQKSNNDVFVLVDSDVRLSPDFLSRHASSIVTNDEIGIAFAVPAAVGSKNWIAALHNISVCASIINSGVSAQQEKISAAVGSCMVTRREVVERIGGLECIAKNKVGLDISFSQAVTKAGYRLKLLREPARIYHHTDTLRRLWWQVHRWLVTIRYYFPSLTPITIFLGIPFWWSLAFLITTILSGNFQILGIFLVICTLVTDITSAAAINIFIVRDKQLWPFLWVAALSEIWVFPIFIQSIFSKRVLWRNRWITLDTDTLSAG